TTCCCGTTCCGATTTTCCCGTCATAGCAGAAAATTCTTTTGCGATAAGTTTTGCATCGTCTCCTGCAATCTTCGGATCGGCAGCAAACGAAACAAATTCGGAATTTGCTACGAGAACATTTCCGTTCCGGTCATAGATATTCCCCCGTTGTGCCACGAGCGGCACTCTCGCTTCATACTGTTTCTTTGCGATATCCTGATATTTTCCAGAATCAAGCAATTGAATCTGCACCAAACGCATTGCCGCAGCACAAAATGCCAGCAGAAAACAAATCTTCACAGTCAACAGACGATAGTGATAATCTTTCTGTTGAGGTGTCTCTGTTTGTTCGTTATTATTTTTCTTAAAGGGATTCCACATAGTATGATTATGTTTACTGGTGCAGATTTTTCTGTATTTCAATTACTTTTTCACCATCTACTTCAAACCACGTTGGTGCTTCTTTTGGGTTTGTCATTCCCAGTTTTTCCTGCGCCATCAAACTGATTCGTTCTAAACTCGCTTTGCGATTAATTTCTGCTTTGATCACTTCATTGGTACTGATAATTTGATTATGCTTTACATTCAGATCATTGACTTCTTTTGCCAGATTATTAACCGCGATAACATTTCCTACATATAATAGAGCGGCGGTCGCAACGAGAAACAGAATTCCAACGATATTTGATGTTTTTGCTCTTTTTTTTGTATTAACCCTTCGAACATTCTGTTTAGGAAGTGCGTAACCAGGCACGTTTTCCTGCGGATCAAGCGGTAAAGAGATGGCGTTATTATAGAACTGCCTGTCATTAAACTTCGGCATATCTACAACATCTATTGGGTTACGAGAATAATTTTTTGCCATACATCCTTATGTACCTACGATCATTCAATTCAGATTCTTTCTGCCACTCTCATTTTTGCACTTCGCGAACGTGGATTGGTCTTTTGTTCCTCATCGGATGCTTCCAACGGTTTTTTGGTAATCACTCTCAATTCCGGAATGCGCGGTGTGTCGGGTTGAAACTTGTTGCCCGATGGAATTGTTGTCGCAGCACATTCATGAAAAAAAGTTTTTACGATTCGGTCTTCTAGAGAATGGTACGAAATAACAACGATCCTGCCGCCAACAGCCATATAATCGAGAGAATCATGTAATATGGATTGCAGCCGGTGTAATTCATTGTTCACTTCAATTCTGATCGCTTGGAATACTCTTGCCAGAGATTTTACGGCAAATTTTCCACCGACAACACTCTCAATCACGGAAGCAAGCTGCCCGGTCGTTTCAATTGGTATTTCTTCCCTTCGCTGTACAATTCTTCGAGCAATACGCCGAGACAACCGCTCTTCCCCGTAATGATAAATTACATCAGCAAGCTCTTCTTCTTCGTAGGAATTCACCACCGCATACGCATCAAGCGATTGACGGCGATCCATTCGCATATCTAACCGTTGATCGCCTCGAAAGGAAAATCCTTTGCTTGCTTCATCAAGTTGATAAGAAGAGACACCGAGGTCTAACAACAATCCGTGAACCGTTGAAATATTACAAGAGTGTAGTATGGCTGCGATGTGTGCGGTGTTATCGTTCACTAGTTGAATATTATGTTGAAAACGCTGCAGACGTTTTTCCGCTTCGTGAATCGCGTCTGCATCGGCATCAATACCGATAAGCGTACCTTGATCATTGAGGTGTTCACAAATTTTCTCTGCATGTCCCCCTCCCCCCAAGGTTCCATCCACATAAACTCCATTATTCACGGTAAAAAGATGCTCCATGACTTCATTGAGCATTACCGGAATATGATACGACGATGATGTTACCATTCTGTGTACCGTTGCATTTGCAGAGATTGTTTATATGCCGACATAATTATTTTCTCCGCATGCCCTGCGAACGTAACAGTGAATCATCACACTTTCTTTTCAAAAACCTTTGAGGCTACTGTCAGGTAATCTTCCTGCTGGCCTTCCAAATATTTTTTAAACTCTGCCGGATTCCACACTTCAATACGATCGTATGCGCCAAGAATAAAAACTTCGTTTTCTATTTTTGCGTACTCTATCAATTCTTTTGAGAGAACAATTCTATATTGTCCATCCAATTCAACATCCGTAGCATATTGTAAAAGCATTCGTGTAAAGTGACGATGCTTCGGATCAGTCTGCTGCAATGTTCCTATTTCCGATTCTCGTTTTGCCCACTCATCATTTGGGTAGACAAAAATACAAGGCTCAAATCCGCGCGTGATCACGAACGAATTATTCGCTTCGGGTGCAAGATTTTTCCTCATCTTTGCAGGAATATTAATGCGACCTTTATTGTCAACCGTATAATGAAATGAACCTTTAAATGATGACACGACTACTAAATGCCCTATTTTGTTGATGATTTTTTACCCACTTTAACCCACCACTGGACACAAAGTTACAGAATTTCAATCTAAAGTCAAGTGATTTCTCCAATAAACAATGAGTTTTTTGAACTTTTTTGGAATTTTTGTCCGAAAGGGCTGACAAGAAGTCGGTATTGCAGAATGTTATGGCAAAGAGTTAAGAAATTACTTTAAGTCTATTTTTCTAGTTAAACTTTTCAAAATCAGACTCAAGTTGTCTTGTATTCGTAAAAATAATTCCCTTCATCCCAGCGACAATTGCTCCGTCGACATTTTCTTTCAGATCATCGATGAAGAGCACTTCCTGTGGCTGCACATTAAGCGAAGCGCAAACTTTTTCATACACAATGCTATCCGGTTTCATGGCACCAAGGTGAAATGAAGTGAACGTATCGGGAAATGTTTTTATTAATGCTGAAACGTGCATTACTTTTTCCCAATGACTCGCGCAGGTATTACTCAGTACCGCAATTCGGTACTTCTGTTTTACTTTTTCTACAAATAGAATGATCTCTTGATTATCTTCAACAATGATTCCATTGAACGCTTCGAGAATTTTTTTTCGGGAAAATTTGCGTTGAAAAATCTCAAAGAGAGCTTCGACAAATTCATCCGTTGTCATCTTTCCCGTTTCATACGCACGAACGTTTTCTTGAATTAATCGTTGATCGAATTTCAAACGGGTTTCCGTCGTGGTCAATCCAAGTGCGTTGGGAAATGCATCGAAATCGATATCCATTAATACACGACCGAGATCAAAAAGAATTACTTTAATAGCATTATTCATAGTGCCTATAGGATACGATTACTGTTTTAATTTTTCAATAATAATCATTGCATCGTTTACTCGCTCTACCCCTTCAGCATGTTTTAAATATGTTTGTAGAAATAAATTTTTCCCTTCCTGTTTCAGTTGTATTTGCGGTTCCTTTATGCTTGAAACAGAGGCCATCATATTGGTAAAGATGCCGTTCTCATAAAAATGTTTATCCTCTTCTAACGGAAGAAACAAACGAAGCGTTCGTTTATTTAATTCAACTTTTCGGATATTAGATTGTGATCCGAGCACGCGAACGGCAGCAAGAGAAAATAAACTATCGACTTCCTCCATTGGTGCACCAAACCTATCTGTCAGTTCAGCTTTCAATTCATCAACTTCTTTTTGATTTGCCGTTTTGTAGAGCCTGCGATAAATATCCAGCCGTTCTGTATCGCTTTCAACGTAAAATTCAGGAATGTATGCTTCAATATCTGCATCCACCTGTGTTTCTATCAGTCGTTGCTTTACCTCAAGTGATGTCGTGGCAAAGACCTCCGCAAATTCCTGCTCTTTCAATTCTGCAACCGCATCTTCAAGAATCTTCGTATACATCTCAAATCCCATCTCCATAATAAATCCACTCTGTTCTCCTCCGAGCATATTACCTGCTCCGCGAATCTCCAAATCACGCATTGCCAAATTCAATCCCGATCCGAGCTCCGTAAATTCCTCAATTGCCTGCAAACGGCGAAGCGTTTGTTTTGGCAGCAAGCTGATAGGCGGAACAAGCAGATAGGCATACGCTTGAAGGTTAGCACGTCCTACACGGCCGCGCAGTTGATATAATTCCGCCAATCCAAATTTATCAGCGCGGTTAATGATGATTGTGTTAACGCTAGGAATATCGACTCCTGATTCAACAATCTTGGTCGTTACAAGAACATCGAATTTACGCTCAAGAAAATCGATCATCACTTTCTCAAGTTCATGCCCTTCCATCTGCCCATGCGCAAAACGGAACCGAGCCTCCGGGATTGTTTCAGTGAGTGTTGCTGTAAGGATGTCAATATTACTCACTTTATCTGTTACAATAAAAACCTGACCGCCCCTATGAATTTCATGAACAACCGCTTCACGAATAATCTTTTTATCAAATGTTGCAATCTCAGTGTGGATTGGCAAGCGGTTGCGCGGAGGCGTATTGATCACCGAAAGATCGCGGGCACCCATCAGCGAAAAATGGAGCGTACGAGGAATGGGAGTTGCTGTTAATGTCAGAGTATCAACGGAGACTTTCATTGCGCGAAGTTTCTCTTTTGCAGATACTCCAAAACGTTGTTCTTCATCAATCACAAGTAAACCGAGTTCTTTGAATTTCACATCTTTTGATAATAGTCGATGTGTTCCGATAACAATATCAATCTCTCCATCAGAAAGTTTTTGTAACGACTCTTTAATCTCTTTCGGCGATTTGAATCGGGACAGCAACGCAATCCTCACCGGGTAGCGACCCAAACGATCCGAAAATGTATTAAAATGCTGCTGCGCAAGGATCGTCGTTGGCACAAGTACACCTACTTGTTTTCCGTTCATCACCGTTTTAAATGCTGCCCGAACAGCAATTTCTGTCTTCCCAAAACCCACATCACCACAAACCAAACGGTCCATAGGATGCGGGGACTCCATATCTGCTTTTACTTCAATGGTTGTCCGTGCTTGATCCGGTGTATCTTCGTACATGAAGGAAGCTTCCATCTCCTTTTGCCAATGCGTATCAGACTGAAAGGCAAATCCCGGTTCCATTTTTCGTTTCGCATAGAGTTTAATCAGATCGCGGGCAATGTCCTTAATCTTTTTCTTTGTCCGCGCCTTTAGTTTTTCCCAATCCAGACTGCCGAGCTTATTCAGTTTCGGTTCGTGTCCTTCAGCGGAGGAATATTTTTGAATTCGGGTAATGTAATTGAGATTGACGAAGAGCGTTCCTTTTTCGGCATATTCCAATTTTGCAACTTCTTGTTCATTACCACCGACACTGATTTTTTCTAAACCGAGAAATTTTCCGATACCATGATCGATATGTGTTACATAATCACCCTTTCGCAGTGCATGAAGTTCTTTTGCAGAGAGCCCTTTAAATCGTCTACGTTTTCGCTCCGCGCGTGCTTTTACACGGTTGAAAATTTCATGTTCAGTAAAGATGGCGATCTTTGCGGATTCAAAAACGAAGCCGGAATGGAACGATTCCGTAGAATAGATAACTTGGTGAAATGCAGAATCCTTAAAATCTTCAGTTCCTATCTCTGTCTCAATTGGAATAGGTAATTCACGATCTTCCGACATCTGTTCACTAAAATCTACTTTCTGATCTCTGACATCTGATATCTGATCTCTCTCTTCTTCAATCAGGTCTTGAATTCGTTCCAGCTCTTCTTTCCTATCCGATGTGATGATAACACTAAATCCTTTTTCAGAGAATTCACTGATCTTTTCCCGAAGGATTTTGATACTGCCATTCACGCTCGGCTGGGATTGGGATTGAAAATCAATCTGTGCTTGCGAAACCTGAAAGGCAGCGTGCGTAAACCGTGAAAAACTTTCACTGCTTTTTAACACATCTTCAAAAGAAAAATCAACCGGTACTCCTTCCAGTTCCAGTTCATCGAATTCCTTCTGGAGCAGAGATGGATCTTCGGAGAGAATGGTCGCATCCGGAGAGAAATATGAAAACAGAGAGACGTTATTTTTATTTTTTTCGTTGCTTTCTTCGCTGCGGTTTTTTTTCAATACGTCGGGAATGATACTGACTGATTGTAATTCACGGATTGATCTTTGCGATAACACTTCAAATTCACGGATTGATTCAATCGTATCTCCCCAAAACTCAATCCGCACCGGATGTTCACCAATAAACGGGAAGATGTCAAGAATACCGCCGCGTAATGCAAAATCTCCGTACGATTCAACAAATTGTTTTCGTTCAAACCCGAAATCGGAAAGTGCCGCAAGCAGTTGTTCAAAATTATGATCTGTTTTTGCAGAAAGTTCAATGACCGCTTTGGAAAACGCTTGACGATCCGGAACGCCGAATCCCAATGCGGTTGCGTGGGTAATATAAATAGCGGGGATATTCGCCTGTAACGCTTTCATCGTCTCAATCTGTGAAAGCGTTGCGGACATATCCATTGCTTGCGATGCGTGCTGCGATTCAACGATGCATAATTTTACATTCGCATCGCCGATGATTGTTGCGCAATCGTCCCGAAGTTTTTCTGCCCGTTCCGGTTCATCCAACACCACCAGCACTTGTCCGTTCGCTTGGCGATATAATGCGACAGCAACGAATGCCCATAAGGATCCAAATATCCCATGCAGAACGGCAGGATTCTTCGCGGAGACATTGAGAGCATTCAATCTCTGAAAATGCTCCGAATCAAAAATGTTACTGTAGATATCGTTAGTCACAGACTCGGTATTGGTTCTTTTAAAACGCACTATCCCCTGCCGACAAATCGATAATAATTTATCAGCACGGGTGTATTAAGGTAAAAAGGAATTAGTGAAAGGTAAAGGAATTTTAGTTCCGTTTGCCTGATTCCGATGTTAACTGCTGAACCATTCCTTCTATCCTTTGCGCGTCGTCATTCCGAAGCGGTAATGTCTGCCGCAGCTCCATCGAAGGAGAAAATGTATAGATACAGCCAATAAAATCCAAAAATGGAAGAAGTGAATATTGTTGAATGATCTTTCGGTGGTTTGGATTAATATCAAAAAGAATGGTAGGAATAAATCGATCCTTGATAATTTGTTTCACAACCGGTGTTTGGAATGACCTCTGTAATTCAAAGACTTTTAACGAATCGTGGAGCACCAATACAAATAACGATTTATTTACTCTTTTTGCATTCGCTAACGCAGTGGCAAAATCATCCCATACCATAAATTCTGAAACTGTTGTATCGACAATCCAATCGATAAATTTTTCAACGTCCATATATCCAACTTTGCGTCTTACTTCCAATTGCTCTGAAGTCAACAGCAACGATGTCGGCATCGCGACGATATTAAATTTCTTTTTCACTTCAGCTCCAGCACGCTCATCATCGATATTCACTCGTGTTGCAATAAAATTGTTTTGCAATGATGAAGTCACTACATGGTTGGTATACGTTGTTTTATCCATCATCTTGCACGGTCCGCACCATTCGGCATACACATCTAAATACACTAATTTATTTTCCGTCTTTGCTCGTTGAAATGCCGATTCGTACGGTACCCATTGCATTGATGTTGTTGTGGGATAGTATTCAATAATAGCAGCAGCAATTGCACAGACTATACCGATGACTGCAAAGATTTTTATTTCCTGATTGCGGCGTTGGTTCATGCCTTACTCCGATCCTACATCAACAACAACTCTATTCATAGCAAACAGCGTTGCTGCAAAAAAAATTGTCAGCGCAGCACAACCCCATAACAGTTCGGCGTACGGAAATGCCATATCGGACAATAATGATTGTTGTGCATCTTCAAATCCATTAGGGAATAAATAATCTTTCAAAACAACAGCCCACTTTAAGTCCCAATATTTCCGCATGACGAGAAAATTTATTAACTGTCCAACCACCATCCAGCCATAGACAAAAAACGAATTGAACGAACCTTGAACAAGGCACGAAACCAATGTAGAAAGAATGATCAGTAATAACGCCTGGCAGCACTTCAATAACATTATCATCGCTGACAACGAAAGATCGATTGTAAATGTCAATTTCGGATCAGACATTAATACTATTGCAGCAATCAAAATCCCTACCGCGTACACAATAAGTGTTGATGCAAAGACGACAAGGATCTTCGTTATCACATACTGCTCTCTTGTGATCGAACGAATAAGAAGCGTGCGCAGCCATCCACTAGTGACATCGGCGCCGACAATGCCGGCGGAAAAAATAAGAAATGTAAAAAAAGAAAGAAACGAATCAGCAGAGACGATCAGTTTTGAGAGTGTTGTTACCATGCCGCTTTGCACCATAACGACTGAAGGAATTAATCCTACTGCGATAATAGCGATGCTAAAAACGATCATTCCTATCGTCCAAAATCGTTTAAACTCTGCTGTAAAGAGAATGGGAAAAGTTCTCATGACATGGTTCCCTTCATGCCAAGATTCTTTCGGAAGAGCTGTTCGAGATGCCCCGGACCAATATTCTTCATTGGAGAATCGTCAACAACAGTTCCGTCGCTGATAAAGATAATACGATCGCAGATCGATTCGACTTCGGTTAAATGATGTGAGCTGAACAAAACGGTAATTCCGGTTTTCTTTTTCTCTGCAAGGAAGTCTCTTAAAACAAAAACGGAAGGAGGATCAAGCGCCGCAGTTGGTTCATCAAGAAACACTAGTTTCGGGGAACCAAGAAATGCCAACACTAATTCCAATTTTTGTCTCATTCCTTTGGAGAGTGATGCAAGCGGACGTTTGTATGCATCAAAAAGTTCAAATGTTTTCAACAATTGTTCGATGTGTTCTTCGGGACGTTCAATGCCAATTAACCGGGCGTGAAGCAGCAGGAATGATTTGACCGTGACATTCTTTGCGCGGAATTGCGTATCTGCCTGATATCCAATCTGCGACCGAGCATGAAGAGATTCCGGATGTTCATTAAACAACGTCACTTCACCGGAATCAGACGGAAGGAATCCAAGTAGCAATCTCATCAGCGTTGATTTCCCGGCACCATTTGGTCCGATCAACCCGACCATCTCTCCTTCGTTGATCGAAAACGAGACATTATGTAACGCTTCAACCGGCGGTTTAAATAATTGTTTATACGTTTTCGAAAGATTGATCGCTGCAATAGCAGACATTATTGTTCTTCCTCAAAATAATACTTCTGCCAAAGTATAAAAGAAAAGTTGAAATGACAATGGTTTTCATTTACATTACTTCAATAAAAAGCATATCTGATTTCATCTCTTATTGCCCTTTCTGAAAATGAAGTCCTACGATATTACTCTTCTCACTGCCGAACGATACCTTCGTCCAACGAATCCCGATTGGTATGTGCAGCAAATTCTACAGGAAGATCAATTGGTAAGCGATGCTTTGGAGCGAAAAGGATTACGCGTTCATAGACTTGATTGGTCAAACAAAGAGTTTGATTGGTCTTCAACGCAATTCGCTCTTATGCGTGCGGCATGGGATTACACGGAACGGTATAGCGAGTTTCTGAATTTTATTCGGAATGTTTCGGAAAAGAGTGTGTTGATCAACCCGCCGAAGACAATTCTTTGGAATATTGATAAGCATTACTTGCGCGACCTGGAAAAATTTGGGATCGCAATTCCTGAAACCATTTATATAGAGAAAAATGAATCGACATCCCTCCGTCATCTTCACCATCAATATGGATTAAAAGATTCTATTCTCAAACCTGTCATGTCCGGCGGAGCGCGGCACACCTATCGTTTGAACAATCATAATCTTGATCAGCATGAAACGATCTTTCAACAACTGATTTCGCAGGAAGCGATGATGCTTCAACCGTTTCTCGATTCCGTCATAACCTACGGAGAAATCACGCTTATCGTTATTGGAGGCACATACACACACGCGGTGCTTAAAAAAGCAAAGCCCGGAGATTTTCGTGTGCAGGATGACTTTGGCGGAACTGTTCACCACTACACTCCAACAAAGGAGGAAATTAGTTTTGCGGAAAGAACAGTCTCTGTATGCGAACCTGTTCCCGTTTATGCAAGAGTTGATCTATTGAGAGATAACAATGGTAATTTGGCTGTTTCTGAATTGGAATTGATTGAACCAGAGCTCTGGTTCCGGTTTCATCCTCCGGCTGCTGAAATGCTCGCTATTGAGATAGCAAAAATGCAGTAACTCTTTTACAGCTTTCTTCAATTCTTCCACCTATATTCTGCAAGAATTTTAGGAGGAGACGAAATGAGTGAAATACGAAATTCATCTGTCCTCATTACCGGAGGCGCTTCGGGCATTGGTAAATTAATGGGAAAACATCTGCTGGATAAAGGATGCGGAACATTAGTGATTTGGGATATTAATCGACAACTGCTTGATGAAACGGTAAAAGAATTTTCTTCCCATCATCAAAATGTCAAAGGATATATCGTTGATGTTTCCATTATTGAGCAGATCTGTTCAACGGCAAAACAAGTGTTGAATGATTCAGGACCCATTGACATTCTCATCAACAATGCGGGAATTATCGTCGGAAAATATTTTCACGAACACACACATGAAGATATTGATAGAACAATGTCCATTAATGCCGATGCAATGATGCATGTAACACGTGAATTTCTTCCGGAGATGATCAAACAACATAAAGGACACATCGTCAGCATCGCCTCGGCTGGCGGAATGGTTGGTAATCCCAGAATGTCCATCTATGCAGCAAGCAAATGGGCCGTGATCGGATGGTCCGATTCATTACGATTGGAAATGGAAAGGCTCAGAACAAACGTCCATGTCACTTGTGTTACTCCCTATTATATCAGCACCGGAATGTTTGACGGTGTAAAAACTTCCATCGTTGTTCCGATCAATAGACCGGAACCGACGGTTCGAAAAATCATCCGCAGTATAGAAAAGAATAGTTTGCATGTTCGTATGCCGTTGATTGTTTACACGTTGCAATTCTTCAAGGGTATTCTACCGACACGAGTGTTCGATCTGATTGTCGGTGAATTTTTAAAAATCTATCACACGATGGATGAATTCACTGGAAGAAAATAAACCTGAAATGTAGAACGAGCGTTCCTGCTTGTCCGCTCGGATAAATTATTGGATTGGCATTGTTATGAATGTAGCTAATATCGTTACCGCGCAACGTACACTTTTTCGATCCGGCATTACACGCAATGTCGATTTCCGAATAATGCAGCTGCAGAAATTTGAACAGGCGTTGAAGGAGAACGAACAACAACTCTTCGATGCAATTTACGCCGACTTAAAAAAATCGCGGTACGATACATTCACATCGGAACTCTCTCTTGTCTACCGCGAGATATCATTCATGCGGAAGAATATGAGAAAATGGAGCAGAAAAAAACGTGTGCGAACCAATCTTGTTAATTTTCCTGCCCGCAGTTACCTTCTTCCGGAGCCATTTGGAGTGACATATATTGCCGGTGCGTGGAATTATCCCTATCAATTAACACTCATCCCGCTTGTTGATTCTCTTGCAGCGGGAAATACAGCTGTTGTGAAACCGAGTGAAGTAGCACCGCAAACATCGGCAATCATGGCATCGATCATCAACAAGACGTTTACCCCAGAATATTGTTATGCCGCTGAAGGAGGAGCCGAAACAGCAAAAGAAATTCTTGAGCAAAAGTTTGATTACATCTTCTTCACCGGAGGGACGAAGATTGGAAAGATCGTTTATGAAGCAGCAGCAAAACACCTCACTCCGGTCACACTGGAGATGGGAGGAAAAAATCCTGCGTTCGTCCTGCCGGATTGCGACATTGTCACTTCAGCAAAACGAATTGTCTGGGGAAAATTATTGAATGCCGGCCAAACGTGCGTTGCCATTGATTACCTTTTGGTCCACTCCTCCATTGAACAACAATTGCTAGCGGAGATGAAAAAAGTGTTGGAACGTCATTATCCGCAACATGCCGTTTCGGAAAATTATATGGCCATCGTTAATGAACGGCATGTCGATCGAATTCAGCAATTGATTGATCCAAAAAAAGTATACTATGGCGGAACCGTTGACAAAAAAAATTTATTCATTGCACCTACCATCATGAATAACGTAACGTTCGACGATGAGATTATGAAGGAGGAGATTTTCGGGCCGGTGCTGCCTGTTGTTCGATACGACGATCTTAACGAAGCAATCAGCAGAGTAAAAGATTACCCAAAACCGTTATCCTTATATGTTTTCGGGTCAAACAATGGTGAGAAAGAAAAGTTATTCAACGAACTTTCGTTTGGCGGAGGATCCGGGAACGATGCCGTTATGTATTTTGCGAACGATCATCTGCCATTGGGAGGAGTCGGTTCCAGCGGCATCGGTGCGTATCATGGATTTGAAGGATTTAAGACGTTTTCCCATTACAAAGCAATTATGGAAAAACCGACCTGGCTTGAATTTTGGTTTTTGAAAGTACCGCCGTATAGCGAATGGAAATTAAAGATATTGCGGTTCTTGATAGAGAAATTGTAACTAACACAAATTGTTCTTCTGAACAGTGTACGGTGTCAATACATTTTGCGTTGTAAAAATATTTTTTGCACTATTTTTGAAACATTCTTTTCAACCATCGTTTCACCCACCCCTCCTATTTGAAGAAGCGGAATGTTGAATATTCCCTTCGTCACATCAATTTTATCGTTGAGATATAACGCACCCGCTATAGCCGAATATCCTTTGCCGGAAAATGTCCCCTGTATGTTTGTGGAAGTGACTGATTCTACCGAAGCAGTTGCTGAAGAGGCAAGAATAAATCCTGAATGTAAATAAGTAGAATCGTTAGGGTTATTATTCGGGAAGTAAGAAATATACGCCAGTTTACCCATACCGGGATAGACAAATGTTCCGGAATAGTTGGACGTATTGCTTTCAAATTCTATCATCGTCACATCAATATTGGTGGAAGAGTTCACTTTGTATGCAAATAGTGTAATGGATTGAAAATCCTGAATGGCAATGGCACCGGAACCTGATGCCGGTGGGTTGATGCCATATTGTGCAATTCCGTTGACAGAAAAATTTCCGCGATTCGATTCGAACGAAAGAATTCCTGCTGTATTGGTTGTATACGTAGACTTGACAGAAACCGTAACAGTGACCGTTTTAGACGGCGAGGAAGAATCTTTTACTTTTATAGAAGATATTCCTTCGACAAGTGCATTCACTTGTAGCTGGCGGCCGGATATTTGAGCCGATACTGACGAGCCATTGATTATCTCCATAATAGAATATGGTTCAATCCCGCCGGTAATAACAGAGGAACCTCCGTTCCCTTTCAAGATGACAAGATTGGTTGAACTCGCAAATAAAAGATTATCGGAATTAATTCCAAACTCAACACTATTGTTTTCTTTGATACAGCCGTTCAATACAGCTGCTAATCCGAACAAACAGGTAAAAATTAGTATGTTTTTCATAGATTATAATAAACTACATTCATGAAGGGTTCTGTCTAAAGTATAAAATTGCGGAAATACTATCAATGATGTTCTTATCGTACGACAAAAACCTTTTGCGAATGAAATACATTCCTCTTAGATTATTACCGAAGTAGGCGTCGGCAATAATCAATAAACATTATGATTACATTTTCATTCGATATCGAAACCAATATTCGGACCGCCACCTATAGCGGTTCCATTTCGGACGGTGAACTTATTGCTTCATATCAGGCATTGCTTACCAGACCTGATTACAATCCTACCGCGAAGGATCTTGTCGATCTTCGATTAGTCGATCGGTTCAATGTATCATCTGAAGCTCTCCGTAATTTGATATCAATGTATAATCCAAAAGATCGTCTTGGACATCGCCCACGGCTGGCAATTATTTCGGCATCCGATTTTACGTATGGGATGTCCCGCATCTATGAAATGCTTCGAGGAGATGAAGTTTCTGAAGAA
The Bacteroidota bacterium DNA segment above includes these coding regions:
- a CDS encoding aldehyde dehydrogenase; its protein translation is MNVANIVTAQRTLFRSGITRNVDFRIMQLQKFEQALKENEQQLFDAIYADLKKSRYDTFTSELSLVYREISFMRKNMRKWSRKKRVRTNLVNFPARSYLLPEPFGVTYIAGAWNYPYQLTLIPLVDSLAAGNTAVVKPSEVAPQTSAIMASIINKTFTPEYCYAAEGGAETAKEILEQKFDYIFFTGGTKIGKIVYEAAAKHLTPVTLEMGGKNPAFVLPDCDIVTSAKRIVWGKLLNAGQTCVAIDYLLVHSSIEQQLLAEMKKVLERHYPQHAVSENYMAIVNERHVDRIQQLIDPKKVYYGGTVDKKNLFIAPTIMNNVTFDDEIMKEEIFGPVLPVVRYDDLNEAISRVKDYPKPLSLYVFGSNNGEKEKLFNELSFGGGSGNDAVMYFANDHLPLGGVGSSGIGAYHGFEGFKTFSHYKAIMEKPTWLEFWFLKVPPYSEWKLKILRFLIEKL
- a CDS encoding ABC transporter ATP-binding protein — translated: MSAIAAINLSKTYKQLFKPPVEALHNVSFSINEGEMVGLIGPNGAGKSTLMRLLLGFLPSDSGEVTLFNEHPESLHARSQIGYQADTQFRAKNVTVKSFLLLHARLIGIERPEEHIEQLLKTFELFDAYKRPLASLSKGMRQKLELVLAFLGSPKLVFLDEPTAALDPPSVFVLRDFLAEKKKTGITVLFSSHHLTEVESICDRIIFISDGTVVDDSPMKNIGPGHLEQLFRKNLGMKGTMS
- a CDS encoding SDR family oxidoreductase; this translates as MSEIRNSSVLITGGASGIGKLMGKHLLDKGCGTLVIWDINRQLLDETVKEFSSHHQNVKGYIVDVSIIEQICSTAKQVLNDSGPIDILINNAGIIVGKYFHEHTHEDIDRTMSINADAMMHVTREFLPEMIKQHKGHIVSIASAGGMVGNPRMSIYAASKWAVIGWSDSLRLEMERLRTNVHVTCVTPYYISTGMFDGVKTSIVVPINRPEPTVRKIIRSIEKNSLHVRMPLIVYTLQFFKGILPTRVFDLIVGEFLKIYHTMDEFTGRK